In one Chlamydia sp. BM-2023 genomic region, the following are encoded:
- a CDS encoding polymorphic outer membrane protein middle domain-containing protein: MQKTSKTFRIYLLTALLSTLTISSYATNHADSYYTFSYEQLPFPDIFTSTLEKANSLNGMLRSQTDLAISETKNILCSQQNTNSGSGVIDVQSLILKGNRGEIKFLNNSSVDNGGAICTSGNCDIINNFANQYFVRNRANTKENPTTTTPAANIKNRGGAIHCEGNLSINNNQGIICFAYNSAKNKGGAISTTQNLNIAGNSATILLMNNFSFYGRTAPNAEGGAVFCNNLNLSENTAPIYLVSNTSPRGGACCVETTFTISNNSDVIFFANNSGICEISSGNSASGGAISCTTLQIENNSGPVCFNSNVAINKAGAIFCTNLTINNSGPIQFTNNHSTYGGAVLLETNGVLDLSADYGDIIFDNNYATHNGAWYRNAWHCIQGVTTKLGAKKHRSIKTYDPIEAFHPNCPVTINPEDYHKGTVLFSSLSVSEAFTAEKNFFSYIKNPLTIKNGVLAVEDRAGIAAYQITQEQGSILRLGNKAVIATSVNHNTTSGGSTTSGTSSGSQIIINQLALNLPSIIQKGAEAPKIWIYPTATTAGGKTTYAEDNNPDITISGPLLLLDSDNNDPHDSLNLSAGITKVPFLYLCDNENKKITITDLNIEAINNHAHYGYQGIWSPHWEEYTTAGGRTLDTANKSHRILYADWTPTHYIPNPKFKTPLIANALWQTFYTTMAGMHSLPSITLGSTGSAFEFRGEGLGIAVRQRTKNQIQGFRMESSGYAAGTSSTTKNDSKLALSFSQHFSQLKEKLSRNKLSSKNYFAGLQIYLPWLENSVITTGSMAYNYGDHKVKNFYKEDDKASEGSFYSHSFAATVNCTFPFLSIGNEFTLAPFVEAIAFRSTISSFEENGDFVRRFSTLRPLRTLTTPVGIAMQWDQNSNIPTIWKLKLAYQPIVHKQYPQILTTLKASNGMWASYGTPITRHSFLTDLNNETQIFNNLKIFLSYHGEISSSTFSNYLKVGSSMLF; this comes from the coding sequence ATGCAAAAGACCTCAAAAACTTTCAGAATTTATCTTCTTACGGCTCTACTTTCTACGCTAACGATTTCCTCTTATGCTACAAACCATGCTGATTCCTATTATACATTTAGCTACGAACAATTACCTTTCCCTGACATCTTTACTAGCACACTGGAGAAGGCTAATTCACTTAATGGAATGCTACGCTCCCAAACTGATTTAGCAATTAGCGAAACCAAGAATATCTTGTGTTCTCAACAAAATACAAATAGTGGCAGTGGTGTTATCGATGTGCAATCGCTAATTCTAAAGGGAAATCGCGGAGAAATAAAATTCCTCAACAATAGCTCTGTAGATAATGGAGGAGCGATATGCACCTCAGGAAACTGCGATATCATTAACAATTTTGCGAATCAATATTTCGTTAGAAATCGTGCGAATACAAAAGAAAATCCTACCACTACTACTCCTGCTGCTAATATTAAAAATCGTGGTGGAGCTATCCACTGTGAAGGGAATCTCTCCATAAACAACAATCAAGGAATCATTTGTTTTGCTTACAACTCTGCAAAAAATAAAGGCGGAGCAATCTCTACAACCCAAAATTTAAACATAGCAGGGAATTCCGCAACGATATTATTAATGAATAATTTCTCCTTTTACGGGAGAACCGCTCCTAACGCAGAAGGAGGAGCAGTATTTTGCAATAACCTCAATCTTTCCGAAAATACAGCTCCTATTTACCTAGTTTCTAATACTTCCCCTCGAGGAGGAGCATGTTGCGTAGAAACTACGTTTACAATTTCCAATAACTCTGATGTTATCTTCTTCGCTAATAACTCCGGCATATGTGAGATATCCTCTGGAAACTCCGCCTCGGGAGGAGCTATTTCTTGTACAACATTACAAATAGAAAATAACTCGGGACCTGTTTGTTTTAATAGTAATGTTGCCATTAACAAGGCAGGTGCTATTTTTTGTACAAACCTTACTATTAATAATAGTGGTCCTATACAATTTACAAATAATCATAGCACCTACGGAGGAGCCGTATTATTAGAAACTAACGGAGTATTAGATCTCTCTGCAGATTACGGTGATATTATCTTTGATAATAACTACGCTACTCATAACGGTGCATGGTATAGAAATGCTTGGCATTGCATTCAAGGTGTTACAACAAAACTCGGGGCAAAAAAACATCGAAGCATTAAAACTTATGACCCTATAGAAGCATTTCATCCAAACTGTCCAGTAACTATTAATCCAGAAGACTACCATAAAGGAACAGTACTCTTTTCCTCTCTCTCTGTTTCTGAAGCGTTTACAGCAGAGAAAAATTTCTTTTCTTATATAAAAAATCCCCTAACGATCAAAAATGGTGTTCTTGCTGTTGAGGATCGTGCAGGAATCGCTGCTTATCAAATAACCCAAGAACAAGGATCCATTCTTCGCTTAGGAAACAAAGCTGTTATTGCAACAAGTGTAAACCACAACACTACTTCGGGGGGCTCAACCACATCAGGAACATCCTCAGGATCACAAATTATCATCAACCAGCTTGCCTTAAATCTTCCTTCGATTATTCAAAAGGGAGCTGAGGCTCCAAAAATCTGGATTTATCCAACAGCAACAACAGCTGGCGGGAAAACAACATATGCTGAAGATAATAATCCTGATATTACCATTTCCGGACCTCTTCTTTTACTAGACTCTGATAATAATGATCCCCACGACTCCCTAAATCTTTCTGCAGGAATTACTAAAGTTCCCTTCCTGTATCTTTGTGATAACGAAAATAAAAAAATCACAATAACAGATCTAAACATCGAAGCTATTAACAATCACGCTCACTATGGCTATCAAGGAATCTGGTCTCCTCACTGGGAAGAATACACCACAGCAGGTGGGCGAACTCTAGATACAGCAAATAAATCCCATCGCATTCTTTATGCTGATTGGACTCCTACGCACTACATTCCCAACCCGAAATTTAAAACTCCCCTAATTGCTAATGCTCTCTGGCAGACATTCTACACAACAATGGCGGGAATGCATTCTCTTCCTTCTATTACCTTAGGAAGTACGGGATCAGCTTTTGAATTTAGAGGCGAAGGTTTAGGAATTGCTGTACGTCAAAGAACAAAAAATCAAATTCAAGGATTTCGCATGGAATCCTCGGGATACGCAGCTGGAACATCTTCAACGACAAAAAACGACAGCAAGCTAGCTTTGTCTTTCTCGCAACATTTTTCCCAACTCAAAGAAAAGCTATCTCGCAATAAACTATCATCCAAGAATTACTTTGCAGGACTACAAATATACCTTCCCTGGCTAGAAAATAGTGTAATAACCACGGGATCTATGGCTTATAATTACGGAGATCACAAAGTTAAAAACTTTTACAAAGAAGATGATAAAGCTTCGGAAGGATCTTTTTACAGTCACAGCTTCGCAGCGACTGTAAATTGTACTTTTCCTTTTCTTTCCATAGGAAATGAATTTACATTAGCTCCTTTTGTAGAAGCTATAGCTTTTAGATCTACAATCTCCTCTTTCGAAGAAAACGGAGATTTTGTGAGAAGGTTCTCTACTTTACGACCTTTGCGTACGCTTACAACTCCCGTGGGAATAGCTATGCAATGGGACCAAAATAGCAATATACCAACTATCTGGAAGTTAAAATTAGCTTACCAACCTATTGTGCATAAGCAATATCCACAAATTTTAACCACTCTAAAAGCAAGTAACGGCATGTGGGCATCCTATGGAACACCCATTACACGACATAGCTTTTTAACTGACTTAAATAATGAAACTCAGATCTTTAATAACTTAAAGATTTTCCTGAGCTACCACGGAGAAATATCCTCTTCGACATTCTCAAATTACTTAAAAGTAGGAAGCTCTATGCTCTTTTAA